In Achromobacter xylosoxidans A8, a single window of DNA contains:
- a CDS encoding EAL domain-containing protein: protein MSTFRRLLFFTTLLIGLVLFGAQAVGMLAAHRYLSSQLTQQSDDGANALAWALSHAAAGPDERMALADDLYAGGDYALVRITDERGAPAIERQTPQTDSQSREHDWRDAWLSMEAPAVSRPYAAPDGSSRGIVTVQADSREARDTLWQGGVRVLGLVLAAGLLWVLFSLNLARRMEARTSRDICERVRALAPGNRKTLNGTCELAGVDQALVDAQRMVAATVQEQNARIESLQSEIYKDPITRLHNRKYFVDQFRLALADKDPEAGGHLLMFRQRDLAQINRHLSRAFTDQWLRSSADRLRKLVAEFGGPAAMLARISGSDFALLLPRSSAPQASLLAERVRRELRALRVPMDKHESCRWALAMASYAPGDGMSDTLARLDHALMCAESADDDQIAPASRAPDSTHIGEYSWHDALVTALEQHRFSLSVQPLHDLSGGLLHHEASLTLHDTTGADPVPASIFMPPAVRLGLAAECDIQAIRLGLDWLFARPGALAVPISLASIAQPSFQSRLQRMLADRPALSARLIVEIDAAALAAQGADLHQLCDIIVAAGARVGVSRLSYQFGAIEHLHEFPLSYLKLCGGFITGLLHSPGSQHLAATVVATAAALNIDVYAEDVPDLATQNVLASIGVHAMRGPVVNSAHTHELAPDHPWGSS, encoded by the coding sequence ATGTCCACATTCCGCCGGCTACTTTTCTTCACCACACTTTTGATCGGCCTCGTCCTGTTCGGCGCGCAGGCGGTGGGGATGCTGGCGGCGCACCGCTATCTGAGCTCGCAGTTGACGCAGCAAAGCGACGACGGCGCCAACGCGCTCGCCTGGGCCTTGTCGCACGCTGCGGCTGGCCCCGACGAACGAATGGCGCTGGCGGATGATCTGTACGCGGGCGGAGATTACGCGCTGGTACGCATTACCGACGAAAGGGGCGCGCCCGCCATCGAACGGCAAACGCCGCAAACCGACTCTCAGTCCAGGGAGCACGATTGGCGCGACGCCTGGTTGAGCATGGAAGCGCCCGCCGTGTCGCGGCCTTACGCGGCACCGGACGGCAGTTCGCGGGGTATCGTCACCGTGCAGGCGGATTCGCGGGAAGCCCGCGACACCTTGTGGCAAGGCGGCGTGCGGGTCCTGGGGCTGGTGCTGGCCGCAGGCCTGCTGTGGGTCTTGTTCTCCCTCAATCTCGCGCGGCGGATGGAAGCGCGCACCTCTCGCGACATCTGCGAACGCGTGCGCGCGCTGGCCCCGGGCAACCGTAAGACCTTGAACGGCACGTGCGAGCTGGCGGGCGTCGATCAGGCGCTGGTGGACGCGCAGCGCATGGTCGCCGCCACCGTCCAGGAACAAAATGCCCGGATCGAATCGCTTCAGAGCGAGATCTACAAGGACCCCATCACCCGGCTGCACAATCGCAAGTATTTTGTCGATCAGTTCAGGCTGGCGCTGGCGGACAAGGACCCCGAAGCCGGCGGCCATCTGCTGATGTTCCGCCAACGCGACCTGGCGCAGATCAACCGGCACCTTTCGCGCGCCTTCACGGACCAGTGGCTGCGCTCATCCGCCGACCGGCTGCGCAAGCTGGTCGCCGAATTCGGCGGGCCGGCGGCCATGCTCGCGCGCATCAGCGGTTCTGATTTTGCGCTGCTGCTGCCCCGCAGCTCGGCGCCGCAAGCCAGCCTGCTGGCCGAGCGGGTGCGACGCGAACTGCGCGCCCTACGTGTACCGATGGACAAGCATGAGTCCTGCCGCTGGGCCCTGGCGATGGCTTCCTACGCGCCAGGAGACGGCATGAGCGACACGCTGGCGCGCCTGGACCACGCCCTGATGTGCGCCGAAAGCGCCGACGACGACCAGATCGCGCCGGCCAGCCGAGCGCCGGACAGCACGCACATCGGCGAGTACAGTTGGCACGACGCCCTGGTTACCGCACTCGAACAACACAGATTCTCCTTGTCCGTGCAACCTCTGCACGATCTGTCCGGCGGCCTGCTGCACCACGAAGCCAGCCTGACCCTGCACGACACCACCGGCGCCGATCCCGTGCCGGCCTCGATCTTCATGCCCCCCGCGGTCCGCCTCGGCCTGGCCGCCGAGTGCGACATACAAGCCATCCGCCTGGGGCTGGACTGGCTGTTCGCGCGTCCTGGCGCGCTGGCAGTGCCGATATCGCTGGCCTCGATCGCCCAGCCATCATTCCAGTCCAGACTGCAACGCATGCTGGCTGACCGCCCCGCCCTGAGCGCACGCCTGATCGTGGAAATCGATGCGGCAGCCCTTGCAGCGCAAGGGGCGGACCTGCACCAGCTTTGCGACATCATCGTGGCCGCCGGCGCACGGGTCGGCGTAAGCCGGCTGTCGTACCAATTCGGCGCCATCGAGCATCTGCATGAGTTCCCCTTGTCATACCTGAAGCTATGTGGCGGCTTCATCACAGGCCTGCTCCACAGCCCGGGCAGCCAGCACCTCGCCGCCACCGTAGTGGCGACAGCCGCAGCGCTGAATATCGATGTCTACGCCGAAGACGTGCCTGATCTCGCCACGCAGAACGTCCTGGCGAGCATCGGCGTCCATGCCATGCGCGGGCCTGTCGTAAACTCCGCCCATACGCACGAACTCGCACCAGATCATCCCTGGGGTTCCAGTTGA
- a CDS encoding putative bifunctional diguanylate cyclase/phosphodiesterase, translating to MRESYLLALCLTLAGALVAICWVFVRRERLLRQRLTRDELTGVLNHQELHRRARAWLNNAEGRSRRGAFFLVSFEQYAEISAMLRAGEDQALLVQVANRLGLICRSMGGMVARSGTDAFTVCAPDVDETGAAQVSAKLLEALSAPYELGGRPLMAMFRVGTALYPEHGRSVEELQRCVQVALLPLKERGGPGWNLFDFRMLARQRDQQGLENDLRLALTTPAMEQFELYYQPVCDSGTGMVQGCEALLRWHHPVLGSVSPAVTIELAERSGLIVPLGAWILERACTQAALWPATWRVHVNLSVKQMNEDGLVELVSDALAAANLAPRKLVLEITESLFILHYERHVKILNTLRAMGIGVALDDFGCGYSSLNHLRCLPIDWVKIDRSFISALESDAGSREVVSALFGLCQAMHLPVVAEGVETEGQREILKSLGCRVMQGFLLGRPAPASEIQALASAVS from the coding sequence GTGCGTGAGAGTTACCTGCTCGCACTGTGCCTGACGCTTGCGGGCGCACTTGTAGCGATATGCTGGGTCTTCGTGCGCAGGGAGCGCCTGCTGCGTCAGCGGCTGACGCGCGATGAATTGACCGGTGTCCTGAATCATCAGGAATTGCACCGGCGCGCCCGCGCTTGGCTCAACAATGCCGAGGGCCGCTCGCGCCGCGGCGCATTCTTCCTGGTGAGCTTCGAGCAGTACGCCGAGATCAGCGCCATGTTGCGCGCGGGCGAAGATCAGGCCCTGTTGGTGCAGGTGGCCAACCGCCTGGGCCTGATCTGCCGATCCATGGGCGGCATGGTGGCGCGCTCCGGGACGGATGCGTTCACCGTATGCGCACCCGACGTGGATGAAACGGGCGCGGCCCAGGTGTCGGCCAAGCTGCTGGAAGCCCTGAGCGCGCCTTATGAATTGGGCGGGCGTCCGCTGATGGCCATGTTCCGTGTCGGCACGGCCCTGTATCCCGAGCATGGCCGTAGCGTGGAAGAGCTGCAGCGCTGCGTGCAAGTTGCCTTGCTCCCGCTGAAGGAGCGCGGCGGGCCGGGCTGGAACCTGTTCGATTTCCGCATGCTGGCGCGCCAGCGTGACCAGCAGGGGCTGGAAAACGACCTCCGGCTGGCGCTGACCACACCCGCCATGGAGCAGTTCGAACTGTATTACCAACCGGTCTGTGACAGCGGTACCGGCATGGTGCAGGGATGCGAGGCGCTGCTGCGCTGGCATCACCCCGTGCTCGGCAGCGTGTCGCCTGCCGTCACCATCGAACTGGCCGAACGCAGTGGCCTGATCGTGCCGCTGGGGGCCTGGATACTGGAACGGGCATGTACGCAGGCGGCGCTATGGCCGGCGACCTGGCGCGTGCATGTGAACCTGTCGGTCAAGCAGATGAACGAGGACGGTCTGGTCGAACTCGTGTCGGATGCGCTCGCTGCCGCCAATCTGGCGCCGCGCAAACTGGTGCTGGAAATCACGGAATCACTGTTCATCCTGCACTACGAACGTCATGTGAAAATCCTGAACACGCTGCGGGCGATGGGCATAGGCGTGGCGTTGGACGATTTCGGCTGCGGTTATTCCAGCCTGAACCACCTGCGTTGCCTGCCCATCGATTGGGTCAAAATCGACCGCAGCTTCATTTCCGCGCTCGAGTCCGATGCCGGCAGCCGCGAAGTGGTGTCGGCGCTGTTCGGCCTGTGCCAGGCGATGCATCTGCCCGTGGTGGCGGAAGGCGTTGAAACCGAGGGCCAACGAGAGATCCTGAAGTCCCTGGGATGCCGGGTGATGCAAGGTTTCCTGTTGGGACGTCCCGCGCCGGCCTCCGAAATCCAGGCTTTGGCCTCGGCGGTGTCATAA
- the aroC gene encoding chorismate synthase: MPGNTLGTLFTVTNFGESHGPAIGCVVDGCPPGLSLDAADIQLELDRRRPGTSRHVTQRQEADQVEILSGVYEGVTTGTPIGLLIRNTDARSKDYSNIADTFRPGHADYAYWRKFGVRDPRGGGRSSARLTAPTVAAGAIAKKWLAEQYGVKVRGYMSQLGPIAIPFVSWDEVPNNPFYAPNAEVVPELEAYMDQLRRDGDSVGARIEVVAENLPAGWGEPIYDRLDADIAHVMMGLNAVKGVSIGAGFDSIAQRGSEHGDEITPDGFLTNNAGGVLGGISTGQPVTVSLAIKPTSSIRVERRSVNRANDPVMVQTLGRHDPCVGIRATPIAEAMLALVLIDHALRHRGQCGDPVV, translated from the coding sequence ATGCCCGGCAACACCCTAGGTACCCTCTTTACCGTCACCAATTTCGGCGAATCCCACGGGCCGGCCATCGGTTGCGTCGTGGATGGCTGTCCTCCGGGACTGTCGCTGGACGCTGCCGATATCCAGCTCGAACTGGACCGCCGCCGTCCTGGCACGTCCCGCCACGTGACGCAGCGCCAGGAAGCCGATCAGGTGGAAATCCTGTCTGGCGTATACGAGGGAGTGACGACGGGCACGCCTATCGGCCTGCTCATCCGCAACACCGATGCGCGCAGCAAGGATTACTCGAACATCGCGGATACCTTCCGTCCGGGCCATGCCGACTACGCCTACTGGCGTAAGTTCGGGGTGCGCGACCCGCGCGGAGGCGGCCGCTCGTCGGCGCGCCTGACGGCGCCGACGGTAGCGGCGGGCGCCATCGCCAAGAAGTGGCTGGCAGAGCAATACGGTGTCAAGGTGCGCGGCTACATGAGTCAGCTTGGCCCCATCGCGATTCCCTTCGTTTCCTGGGACGAGGTCCCCAATAATCCGTTCTACGCGCCCAACGCCGAGGTCGTGCCGGAACTGGAAGCCTACATGGACCAATTGCGCCGCGACGGCGACTCCGTGGGCGCCCGGATCGAAGTCGTGGCCGAGAACCTTCCCGCGGGCTGGGGGGAACCGATCTATGACCGCCTGGACGCCGACATCGCCCACGTGATGATGGGTTTGAATGCCGTGAAGGGCGTGTCGATCGGCGCGGGCTTCGACAGCATCGCACAGCGAGGCTCGGAGCACGGCGACGAAATTACGCCGGACGGTTTTTTGACCAATAACGCCGGCGGGGTGCTGGGCGGCATTTCAACCGGTCAGCCAGTCACCGTGTCGCTGGCCATCAAGCCGACCTCCAGCATCCGGGTCGAACGCCGCTCCGTGAATCGCGCCAACGATCCGGTCATGGTGCAGACCCTGGGACGCCACGATCCTTGCGTCGGCATCCGCGCCACACCCATCGCCGAAGCAATGCTGGCGCTGGTCCTGATCGACCATGCCTTGCGCCACCGCGGTCAGTGCGGCGATCCGGTAGTCTGA
- a CDS encoding M48 family metallopeptidase has translation MNRKRHLLRNAGAALALAALAGCTGMNTTQSGAIGVNRTQYMSSMVPSQALEQEATQQYADILKQAQAKGLLDRDAQQVARVRTISQRLIAQAGIFRPDAASWKWEVHVLSSNEINAWCMPGGKIAVYTGLLGKIKPTDDELAAVLGHEISHALREHARERVSQQMATNLGLSVLAIATGSSAASDLGGQFTSVMFTLPNSRTHETEADRMGVELAARAGYDPRAAVTLWQKMGAADQGSAPPEILSTHPSAASRISDLQAAAQQVLPLYEQSKGKASR, from the coding sequence ATGAACCGGAAACGTCATCTGCTGCGCAATGCGGGCGCTGCGCTCGCGCTGGCGGCCCTGGCGGGCTGCACCGGCATGAACACCACGCAGTCGGGCGCCATCGGCGTCAACCGGACCCAATACATGTCCAGCATGGTGCCTTCGCAAGCGCTGGAGCAGGAAGCCACTCAGCAGTACGCCGACATACTCAAGCAGGCGCAGGCCAAGGGCCTGCTGGACCGTGACGCCCAACAGGTTGCGCGGGTTCGCACCATTTCGCAGCGGTTGATCGCGCAGGCGGGAATCTTCCGGCCTGACGCCGCCAGCTGGAAATGGGAAGTGCATGTGCTGTCCAGCAACGAGATCAACGCCTGGTGCATGCCGGGCGGCAAGATCGCCGTCTACACGGGGCTGCTCGGCAAGATCAAACCTACGGACGATGAGTTGGCGGCGGTGCTGGGCCACGAGATTTCGCACGCCTTGCGCGAGCATGCGCGCGAGCGCGTATCCCAGCAGATGGCGACCAACCTGGGGCTGTCGGTGTTGGCTATCGCCACTGGGTCTTCCGCGGCGTCCGACCTGGGCGGGCAGTTCACCAGCGTCATGTTCACGCTGCCCAATAGCCGCACGCATGAAACCGAAGCTGACCGCATGGGCGTGGAGTTGGCAGCCAGGGCGGGCTACGACCCGCGCGCCGCCGTGACGCTGTGGCAGAAGATGGGCGCCGCCGATCAGGGCAGCGCCCCGCCGGAAATCCTGTCGACCCACCCCTCGGCCGCATCGCGCATCAGCGATCTGCAGGCCGCCGCGCAGCAGGTGCTGCCGCTTTACGAACAATCGAAAGGCAAAGCCTCCCGCTAA
- a CDS encoding LapD/MoxY N-terminal periplasmic domain-containing protein — MSILRQLLLSVTLAIGVILLGTLALSVNSAREYLSGQLQVQSTDAAVSLALSLSQPANNDPVVQELLVSALYDGGHFSLVRLADPEGKVLIERKSTATAASVPAWFQALAPLTAQSASHAVSDGWRQIGEVTLIANDAYAWEALWRSSLKMIALVVGAGILWAVFAFMLVGWIKNRLLREISDHVRSIGQESPTEQVEARVPELSGVVQALNQTRERIHASVEEQNAKIESLELELNQDPVTGLPNRKYFVNEFRRALETHAIATGRSIDGGHVLVFRQRDLADLNRHMPREFIDQWLRAACERIRGTLKSMHVASPLLARLNGSDFALLLPGCAAPQAMMVAEQVRADLHASRIPVGEGHLCRWAQAMTDYGHGSQAGPVLARLDFGLMRAESAGNDQVVIAGATDMQSPSESGERAWKDAIQSALEEHRFELSTENLQATDGSIVRTEAMLMMRTAADQVPIPATLFIPPAVRLDLVADCDLEAVSLGLDWLAANTGELAVRVALPSLRGQKFFRQLALLLTEHRPLARRLYLEIDAHGLVECHEQIATLARVASEFGAHIGVRRLAQQFGAVAQLHTLPLSYVKLGGGFVGGMSQSPGSQQLTASVLETARNLKIAVYAEDVPDAETQRILARLGIGIMRGPGVKTAAA; from the coding sequence ATGTCCATACTTCGACAGCTATTGCTCAGCGTTACCCTTGCCATCGGCGTCATCCTGCTGGGCACGCTGGCGCTCAGCGTGAACTCCGCCAGGGAATACCTGTCAGGCCAACTGCAGGTGCAGAGCACCGATGCCGCGGTATCGCTGGCGTTGTCGCTCTCGCAGCCCGCGAACAATGATCCGGTCGTGCAAGAGCTGCTGGTATCGGCGCTGTACGACGGCGGACACTTCTCGCTGGTACGCCTGGCCGATCCGGAAGGCAAGGTCCTGATCGAACGGAAATCCACGGCCACCGCGGCGTCGGTTCCCGCCTGGTTCCAGGCGCTGGCTCCACTGACGGCGCAATCGGCCAGCCATGCCGTCAGCGACGGCTGGCGTCAGATTGGCGAAGTCACGCTGATCGCGAACGACGCCTATGCCTGGGAAGCCCTGTGGCGCAGCAGCCTCAAGATGATCGCCTTGGTGGTGGGTGCCGGCATCCTGTGGGCCGTGTTTGCCTTCATGCTGGTAGGCTGGATCAAGAATCGCCTGCTGCGCGAAATCAGCGACCACGTGCGCAGCATCGGCCAGGAATCGCCGACCGAGCAGGTCGAGGCGCGCGTGCCTGAACTGTCCGGGGTGGTGCAGGCCCTGAATCAAACCCGCGAACGCATCCATGCCAGCGTCGAAGAGCAGAACGCCAAGATCGAATCGCTGGAGCTGGAACTGAACCAAGATCCGGTCACCGGGTTGCCTAACCGCAAGTACTTCGTCAACGAGTTCCGCCGTGCGCTGGAAACCCATGCCATCGCGACGGGACGCAGCATCGACGGCGGCCACGTGCTGGTGTTCCGCCAGCGCGACCTGGCGGACCTGAACCGCCATATGCCGCGTGAGTTCATCGACCAGTGGTTGCGCGCGGCCTGCGAGCGCATCCGCGGCACCCTCAAGAGCATGCATGTGGCCTCGCCCCTGCTGGCCCGCCTGAATGGCTCGGATTTCGCTTTGCTGCTGCCCGGCTGCGCGGCTCCCCAGGCCATGATGGTGGCAGAGCAGGTACGCGCCGACCTGCACGCTTCGCGTATCCCCGTGGGTGAAGGGCATTTGTGCCGCTGGGCGCAGGCCATGACCGACTATGGCCACGGCAGCCAGGCCGGCCCGGTGCTCGCGCGCCTGGACTTCGGCTTGATGCGGGCGGAAAGCGCTGGCAACGACCAGGTCGTGATCGCGGGCGCGACCGACATGCAGTCGCCTTCGGAATCGGGTGAACGCGCCTGGAAGGACGCAATCCAATCCGCGCTGGAAGAGCACCGTTTCGAGCTGTCCACGGAAAACCTCCAAGCCACCGATGGCAGCATCGTCCGCACCGAAGCGATGCTGATGATGCGCACTGCCGCCGATCAGGTGCCGATTCCCGCCACGCTGTTCATCCCGCCGGCGGTGCGCCTGGACCTGGTGGCCGATTGCGACCTGGAGGCCGTCAGCCTGGGGCTGGATTGGCTGGCTGCCAACACCGGCGAACTCGCCGTGCGAGTGGCGCTGCCCTCCTTGCGAGGCCAGAAATTCTTCCGCCAGTTGGCCCTGCTGCTGACCGAACACCGGCCGCTGGCGCGCCGCCTGTACTTGGAAATCGACGCGCACGGCCTGGTGGAATGCCACGAGCAGATCGCGACGCTGGCCCGCGTCGCCTCGGAGTTCGGCGCGCATATCGGTGTGCGCCGCCTGGCGCAGCAGTTCGGCGCGGTGGCGCAACTGCACACGCTGCCCTTGTCGTACGTGAAACTGGGTGGGGGCTTCGTCGGCGGCATGTCTCAAAGCCCCGGCAGCCAGCAGTTGACGGCTTCGGTGCTGGAAACCGCACGCAACCTGAAGATCGCGGTCTATGCCGAGGATGTGCCGGACGCCGAAACGCAGCGCATTCTGGCCAGGCTGGGCATAGGTATCATGCGCGGCCCCGGTGTCAAGACGGCCGCGGCCTAA